From one Pedobacter faecalis genomic stretch:
- the rpsB gene encoding 30S ribosomal protein S2 — MARTTYQDLLDAGVHFGHLTRKWNPKMAPYIFMERNGIHIIDLNKTLTKTEEAATAIKQIVKSGRKILFVATKKQAKEIVADQAKKVNMPYVTERWLGGMLTNFATVRKSIKKMANIDKMTKDGTYSILSKKERLMIQRERIKLENLLGGIADLNRLPAAIFLIDVKKEHIAVSEALKLNIPTFAMVDTNSDPSNIDFPIPANDDATKSISLITDIIVKAIEEGLDERKREKDEEAEKEAVAAKAAADAPEVAAPGSRRQKVQAESEEGSAEEA; from the coding sequence ATGGCAAGAACTACATATCAAGACTTATTGGATGCAGGTGTACACTTTGGTCACCTTACCCGTAAATGGAATCCAAAAATGGCGCCTTACATTTTCATGGAGCGCAACGGAATCCACATCATCGATTTAAATAAAACTTTAACCAAAACTGAAGAAGCTGCTACAGCGATCAAACAGATTGTAAAATCTGGCCGTAAGATCCTTTTTGTGGCTACTAAGAAGCAGGCTAAAGAAATCGTAGCCGATCAGGCTAAAAAAGTAAACATGCCTTACGTAACCGAGCGTTGGTTGGGTGGTATGTTGACCAACTTTGCAACGGTACGCAAGTCGATCAAGAAGATGGCTAACATCGACAAGATGACTAAAGACGGAACTTACTCGATCCTTTCTAAAAAGGAGCGTTTAATGATTCAGCGTGAGCGTATTAAACTGGAAAACTTATTGGGCGGTATTGCTGACCTGAACCGTTTGCCAGCTGCAATTTTCCTGATCGACGTGAAGAAAGAGCATATCGCGGTTAGCGAGGCGTTGAAGCTGAACATCCCTACCTTTGCAATGGTGGATACCAACTCTGACCCTTCAAACATCGACTTCCCGATTCCGGCAAACGATGATGCAACCAAATCAATCTCTTTGATCACTGACATCATTGTTAAGGCTATCGAAGAAGGTTTGGATGAGCGTAAGCGTGAAAAAGACGAAGAAGCAGAAAAAGAAGCTGTAGCGGCTAAGGCTGCTGCTGATGCTCCTGAAGTTGCTGCTCCGGGTTCAAGAAGACAAAAAGTTCAGGCTGAGAGCGAAGAAGGCTCAGCTGAGGAAGCTTAA
- a CDS encoding SusD/RagB family nutrient-binding outer membrane lipoprotein: MKKINIVFSLLVVLLGSCSKFEEINKNPNNPSTVPAEMLLPPIISSAVGSMNASGSRAGQYVQHLAWLGGTSESDGRYNLTGASYREEWNGPMRLIKDVNQLAGIAQANGQTQYQAIAAIMKVYILSLMTDAYGDIPYDEAGMGNVTGLEFPKYQAQQEVYERMLTDLESANQLLKNLPAGTVISRDILFAGNAARWRKFANSLKIRILMRQSNKADAAARIGERVAAIFNNPSEYPVFTSAAEQAMLVYNNSTDFYSWYIQNPPADGSGVNFGDNARVSDVMVNFLKAANDPRLTIFAAPTKKSYDANKANPAQALVYRGIRAGLSSEEQKNLYPGLDNNDFSVIGSRIRKENRAFLFTYAELMLLKAEAIQRNMGVTGVAATAYLDGVRASFDNWPQLAGAQAAAPYISDAQKTAYFQQTGVGLSATEPLKQIAEQLWVNAFLNGFEGWAGWRRTGYPQLVPGPTVLSPIPVRYVYSDNEQNSPSLLAWVNANMGGKMPTHNTKVWFQP, translated from the coding sequence ATGAAAAAGATAAATATCGTGTTTTCCTTGCTGGTTGTCCTTTTAGGATCCTGCAGCAAGTTTGAAGAAATCAATAAAAATCCGAACAACCCGTCAACGGTTCCTGCAGAAATGTTGTTGCCGCCCATTATCAGCTCGGCAGTCGGTTCGATGAACGCAAGCGGCAGTCGCGCCGGACAATATGTGCAGCACCTGGCATGGCTGGGCGGCACAAGCGAATCGGACGGCCGCTATAACCTGACCGGAGCTTCTTACCGGGAGGAATGGAACGGACCTATGCGATTAATTAAAGACGTGAATCAGTTGGCCGGAATCGCACAAGCTAACGGTCAGACGCAGTACCAGGCTATTGCGGCCATTATGAAAGTATACATCCTTTCGCTCATGACAGACGCCTATGGTGATATTCCCTACGATGAAGCAGGCATGGGTAATGTTACCGGCTTAGAGTTTCCAAAGTACCAGGCACAGCAGGAGGTGTATGAACGGATGCTGACAGATCTGGAGTCGGCCAACCAGTTGCTGAAAAATCTGCCGGCAGGCACAGTGATCAGTCGCGATATCCTCTTTGCAGGTAATGCCGCAAGGTGGAGGAAGTTTGCCAATTCGCTAAAGATCCGTATCCTGATGCGGCAATCGAACAAAGCAGATGCGGCTGCACGCATTGGCGAAAGAGTGGCGGCAATTTTTAATAACCCCTCTGAGTATCCTGTATTTACAAGCGCGGCAGAACAAGCGATGCTGGTATACAATAACAGCACCGATTTCTACAGCTGGTATATTCAAAATCCGCCTGCGGATGGCAGTGGTGTGAACTTTGGCGACAACGCCCGGGTAAGCGATGTGATGGTTAACTTTTTGAAGGCGGCAAACGATCCCAGGCTGACCATTTTTGCGGCGCCTACCAAAAAGTCGTACGACGCAAACAAAGCCAATCCAGCCCAGGCGCTCGTTTACCGCGGTATACGTGCCGGTCTGAGCAGCGAAGAACAGAAGAACTTGTATCCGGGCCTGGACAACAACGACTTTTCTGTTATCGGCAGCCGCATCCGCAAGGAGAACCGGGCATTTTTGTTTACCTATGCGGAGTTGATGCTGTTGAAGGCCGAGGCGATTCAGCGGAACATGGGCGTGACGGGGGTTGCAGCTACGGCATATCTGGATGGTGTGCGTGCTTCATTTGATAACTGGCCTCAGCTTGCCGGTGCACAGGCCGCTGCACCGTATATATCGGATGCACAAAAGACTGCGTATTTCCAGCAGACAGGTGTCGGTTTATCGGCTACCGAGCCGCTGAAACAGATTGCTGAACAGCTTTGGGTAAACGCCTTCCTTAACGGATTTGAAGGATGGGCAGGATGGAGAAGGACCGGTTATCCGCAACTGGTTCCGGGTCCGACCGTTTTATCACCGATCCCGGTGCGCTATGTGTATTCGGACAACGAGCAGAACAGTCCGAGTCTGCTAGCCTGGGTTAATGCCAACATGGGGGGCAAGATGCCGACACACAATACCAAAGTGTGGTTTCAGCCCTAG
- the rpsI gene encoding 30S ribosomal protein S9: MSVTNTSGRRKTAVARIYLKDGNGTITVNGKDHKEYFPTLPLQYIVNQSFEVAEVIGQYDVQVNVAGGGVKGQAEAVRLAIAKAIVELDADKKSALRAKGIMTRDMRMVERKKPGRKKARKKFQFSKR, translated from the coding sequence ATGTCAGTAACAAATACTTCAGGAAGAAGAAAAACTGCTGTTGCACGTATCTATCTAAAAGATGGCAATGGCACCATTACCGTAAACGGTAAAGACCATAAAGAATATTTCCCTACCCTGCCTTTGCAATATATCGTAAACCAGTCGTTTGAAGTGGCCGAAGTGATCGGTCAGTATGATGTTCAGGTAAACGTTGCAGGTGGCGGTGTTAAAGGTCAGGCAGAAGCTGTTCGTTTGGCTATCGCTAAGGCTATCGTTGAATTAGATGCTGATAAGAAGTCGGCATTGCGTGCTAAGGGTATCATGACCCGCGACATGCGTATGGTGGAACGTAAGAAACCAGGACGTAAAAAAGCACGTAAGAAATTCCAATTCAGTAAACGTTAA
- a CDS encoding phosphatidylinositol-specific phospholipase C/glycerophosphodiester phosphodiesterase family protein produces the protein MNIKHIFGLSLLIAGLSISLVHAQKYTANKNAHSHNDYLQPRPFHLAYENRFASMEIDVFEVDGQLYVAHERNEIDTAGTIERLYINPLLDMIRANGGKPYKNGGGLQFMIDFKTPGTTALKVLEAKLKPYRKYFDVNHNPDAVRIVLSGATPAPERWGDYDPIFFFDGRLSTPYTAEQMKRVAFYSTAFQQFSKWDGVGPLADADREKLAAYVRNVHALGKPVRFWGNPDTPDCWRAFIEIGVDYLNTDSPVKMAEFLNKLFVN, from the coding sequence ATGAATATAAAACACATATTCGGCTTAAGCCTGCTTATTGCAGGCTTAAGCATTTCGCTGGTCCACGCCCAGAAATACACGGCAAACAAAAATGCGCATTCACATAATGATTACTTGCAGCCGAGACCCTTTCATTTGGCCTATGAAAACCGTTTTGCCTCTATGGAGATCGACGTGTTTGAGGTTGACGGGCAGCTTTATGTTGCGCATGAAAGGAACGAGATCGATACCGCAGGTACTATAGAACGGCTTTATATCAACCCTTTGCTCGATATGATCCGCGCGAACGGTGGTAAGCCATATAAAAACGGCGGCGGTCTGCAGTTCATGATCGATTTTAAAACGCCGGGCACTACGGCATTAAAAGTGCTGGAGGCTAAACTGAAGCCTTACCGGAAGTACTTCGACGTAAACCATAATCCGGATGCGGTGCGTATTGTGCTGAGCGGCGCTACGCCTGCTCCGGAACGGTGGGGCGACTATGACCCGATTTTCTTTTTTGACGGACGCTTAAGCACCCCGTATACTGCAGAGCAGATGAAACGTGTGGCTTTTTACAGTACCGCCTTTCAGCAGTTTTCTAAATGGGATGGCGTAGGGCCTCTTGCCGATGCCGACCGCGAGAAGCTTGCGGCTTATGTGCGCAATGTCCATGCGTTGGGAAAGCCCGTCCGGTTTTGGGGCAACCCGGATACCCCGGATTGCTGGCGGGCATTTATCGAAATCGGGGTCGATTACCTGAATACCGATTCGCCTGTGAAGATGGCAGAATTTCTAAACAAACTATTTGTTAATTAG
- the rplM gene encoding 50S ribosomal protein L13, translating to MNTLSYKTVSANAKTVNKQWVVVDAEGEILGRLSSKIAMIIRGKNKPEYTPHVDCGDNVIVINADKVKLTGSKFSDKVYTSYTGYPGGQRFISPKELMAKHPKRVIEKAVRGMLPKTKLGAKLFTNLYVYAGSEHPHAAQSPKTITL from the coding sequence GTGAATACGTTAAGTTACAAAACTGTCTCTGCCAATGCAAAAACTGTTAACAAACAGTGGGTTGTTGTGGATGCTGAAGGCGAGATTTTGGGGCGCTTGTCATCGAAGATCGCTATGATCATCCGTGGTAAAAACAAGCCTGAGTACACCCCACACGTAGACTGCGGCGATAATGTGATCGTTATTAATGCAGACAAGGTTAAATTGACCGGAAGTAAGTTCTCCGATAAGGTTTACACTTCTTATACCGGCTATCCGGGCGGTCAGCGCTTCATTTCTCCTAAGGAGTTAATGGCTAAACACCCTAAGCGTGTTATCGAGAAAGCGGTACGCGGTATGCTTCCTAAAACTAAACTTGGTGCAAAATTATTCACCAACCTTTATGTTTATGCAGGTTCAGAGCATCCTCATGCAGCACAATCACCTAAAACCATTACACTTTAA
- the tsf gene encoding translation elongation factor Ts, which translates to MSVQITAADVNKLRQQTGAGMMDCKKALTEANGDFEAAVDYLRKKGAKVAASRQDRESNEGVVIAKATADGKRGVVIELNCETDFVAKNADFVALGNKFADLAIEQNPASLEELLALELDGQKVADVIVDNTGKIGEKIGISKFETVTGEKVVPYIHGNYRLGVLVALNQAGEGVEEAGKDVAMQIAAMNPVALDKADVDATTIERETEIAKEQIRAEGKPEEMVEKIAAGKLNKFYKDSTLLNQEFVKDSSKDVRKFLNDTASGLTVTSFKRVQLGA; encoded by the coding sequence ATGTCAGTACAAATTACTGCTGCAGATGTAAATAAATTGCGCCAGCAAACTGGTGCAGGTATGATGGACTGCAAAAAAGCATTAACTGAGGCTAACGGTGACTTTGAGGCTGCCGTTGATTATTTGCGTAAAAAAGGTGCTAAAGTAGCTGCGAGCCGTCAGGATCGCGAATCGAACGAAGGTGTGGTTATTGCTAAAGCTACTGCTGATGGTAAGCGTGGTGTGGTGATTGAGCTGAACTGCGAAACTGACTTCGTAGCTAAGAACGCTGACTTCGTAGCATTGGGAAATAAATTTGCAGACCTGGCTATCGAGCAGAACCCTGCTTCCCTGGAAGAACTGCTTGCTTTGGAACTGGACGGACAGAAAGTTGCTGATGTAATTGTTGACAACACTGGTAAGATCGGCGAGAAGATCGGTATCTCTAAGTTTGAGACCGTAACCGGTGAGAAAGTTGTTCCTTATATCCACGGTAACTACCGTTTAGGTGTACTTGTTGCGCTTAACCAGGCAGGCGAAGGTGTTGAAGAAGCTGGTAAGGATGTGGCTATGCAGATCGCTGCTATGAATCCTGTGGCGCTCGACAAAGCTGATGTTGATGCAACAACAATTGAGCGTGAGACCGAGATCGCAAAAGAGCAGATCCGTGCTGAAGGTAAGCCTGAGGAAATGGTTGAGAAGATCGCTGCAGGTAAACTGAACAAGTTTTACAAAGACAGCACCTTGCTGAACCAGGAGTTTGTGAAGGATTCTTCTAAAGATGTACGTAAATTCTTAAATGATACTGCAAGCGGTCTTACCGTGACTTCATTTAAGCGTGTTCAATTGGGCGCGTAG